The Miltoncostaea oceani genome includes a region encoding these proteins:
- a CDS encoding MaoC family dehydratase, which produces MTPGDDPRPLLHLEDLAPGMTWETGAHTLTTDEMTAFAASYDPQPFHLDDAAGRDSLFGGLAASGWHTAGVTMRLQVEGGPRIAGGLIGAGGRIDWPRPTRAGDTLRAVCEIVAVRESRSRPDRGLVTMRTTTLNQEDEVAQVFEATIVVPRRVRVEAPGDAAR; this is translated from the coding sequence ATGACCCCCGGTGACGACCCGCGCCCGCTCCTGCACCTGGAGGACCTCGCCCCCGGGATGACGTGGGAGACGGGCGCGCACACGCTGACCACGGACGAGATGACCGCGTTCGCGGCGTCCTACGACCCGCAGCCGTTCCACCTCGACGACGCCGCGGGCCGCGACTCCCTCTTCGGCGGCCTCGCCGCCAGCGGGTGGCACACGGCGGGGGTGACGATGCGCCTGCAGGTCGAGGGGGGGCCGCGGATCGCCGGCGGGCTGATCGGCGCCGGGGGGCGCATCGACTGGCCGCGGCCGACGCGCGCCGGCGACACGCTCCGCGCGGTCTGCGAGATCGTCGCGGTCCGGGAGTCCCGCAGCCGCCCCGACCGGGGGCTGGTGACCATGCGGACGACGACCCTCAACCAGGAGGACGAGGTGGCGCAGGTCTTCGAGGCGACGATCGTCGTCCCCCGCCGCGTCCGCGTGGAGGCGCCCGGCGACGCCGCCCGCTAG
- a CDS encoding PPOX class F420-dependent oxidoreductase yields MASLNDRERTLFEEVNFVHLATVAEDGHPHVSPVWVDLDGDVIVINTAEGRRKTDDMRRDPRVGLSVHQQTNPYNHASVRGRVLELTHEGADAHIDAMAKKYLGQDVYPFRAPGEVRVIVRIEVEAVSSMFTD; encoded by the coding sequence TTGGCGAGCCTGAACGACCGTGAGCGGACGCTGTTCGAGGAGGTCAACTTCGTGCACCTGGCGACGGTGGCCGAGGACGGCCACCCGCACGTCTCGCCCGTCTGGGTCGACCTGGACGGCGACGTGATCGTCATCAACACCGCCGAGGGCCGGCGCAAGACCGACGACATGCGGCGCGACCCGCGTGTCGGCCTGTCCGTGCACCAGCAGACGAACCCCTACAACCACGCGAGCGTGCGTGGGCGGGTCCTCGAGCTGACGCACGAGGGCGCCGACGCCCACATCGACGCGATGGCGAAGAAGTACCTCGGCCAGGACGTCTACCCGTTCCGCGCGCCCGGCGAGGTGCGCGTGATCGTCCGGATCGAGGTCGAGGCCGTCTCCTCGATGTTCACCGACTGA
- a CDS encoding FAD-dependent monooxygenase — protein MSRIVIVGGGLTGLALARLLAVRGVTAEVIEPRGPGEYQPRPFLLGFQAFPVLDELGLLARVRSLGWDIAPGADGSPVAVCVEVGRLLGAVGEGVPVRHGSRVTGLLRSGDRVTGVRVAGPGGAEEDLPADLVVACDGVGSRVRAMAGLEAEVSALSDATLTFMSPAVIDRSFSMRYLSDGGQMGLLGWPEGSAGWRTIDRVGREAAVAPGVAAFRETFAALMPEAAGALAGVTSTDQLLYQEPAVLRAARWWTPGVVLIGDAAHFFGPETGVGAALGLGDAQALAIAVAAEPGDPDAACARYEAWRVPVIRPYEAADPASGRMALPNRDRPPAERWPPG, from the coding sequence GTGAGCCGGATCGTCATCGTCGGGGGCGGCCTCACCGGCCTCGCCCTCGCGCGCCTCCTGGCGGTCCGCGGCGTCACCGCCGAGGTGATCGAGCCCCGCGGGCCCGGCGAGTACCAGCCGCGCCCGTTCCTGCTCGGCTTCCAGGCCTTCCCGGTGCTCGACGAGCTCGGCCTGCTGGCGCGGGTGCGCTCCCTCGGCTGGGACATCGCCCCGGGCGCCGACGGCTCCCCCGTCGCCGTCTGCGTGGAGGTCGGCAGGCTGCTGGGGGCGGTGGGGGAGGGCGTCCCCGTGCGGCACGGGTCCCGGGTCACGGGCCTGCTCCGCTCCGGGGACCGGGTCACCGGCGTCCGCGTCGCGGGCCCCGGCGGCGCGGAGGAGGACCTGCCGGCCGACCTCGTGGTCGCCTGCGACGGCGTGGGCTCGCGCGTCCGCGCCATGGCCGGCCTCGAGGCGGAGGTGTCGGCCCTGTCCGACGCCACCCTCACGTTCATGAGCCCGGCCGTCATCGACCGGTCGTTCTCGATGCGCTACCTCTCCGACGGCGGCCAGATGGGCCTCCTCGGCTGGCCCGAGGGGTCGGCGGGCTGGCGCACCATCGACCGCGTCGGGCGCGAGGCGGCCGTGGCCCCCGGGGTCGCGGCGTTCCGCGAGACGTTCGCGGCGCTGATGCCGGAGGCCGCCGGCGCCCTCGCCGGGGTGACCTCCACCGACCAGCTCCTCTACCAGGAGCCCGCGGTGCTGCGCGCGGCCCGGTGGTGGACGCCGGGGGTCGTCCTCATCGGCGACGCCGCCCACTTCTTCGGTCCCGAGACCGGCGTCGGCGCGGCCCTCGGGCTGGGCGACGCCCAGGCCCTCGCGATCGCCGTCGCCGCCGAGCCCGGCGACCCCGACGCCGCGTGCGCCCGCTACGAGGCCTGGCGGGTCCCCGTCATCCGGCCGTACGAGGCCGCCGACCCCGCGTCGGGCCGCATGGCGCTGCCGAACCGCGACCGCCCGCCCGCGGAGCGCTGGCCGCCCGGCTGA
- a CDS encoding alpha/beta fold hydrolase encodes MTTTPDPTPAGAVHRTVHVPGGHIHLVEQGAGPLVLLVHGFLGSWHTWRHQLPALAGAGYRAVAIDVRGYGGSSAPADVAAYGMLAHVADDVGVVRALGVGTAVVVGHDWGSPIAANSALLRPDVFTAVATIGVPYAPRGGMRPTDAFAMAGGDEEFYVSWFQEPGRADAEIAADPRGWLRGLHLALAGEADPPAGVRGVFTIPRGGRMRDRFPGDDVPLPPWLTEEDLDVAAAALAANGPAGALARYRNVDRDWEDLAAWDGAPVTRPALFVGGERDASLAWMADAIASFPRTMPGLMASHVLPGCGHWVPQERPAQLNRILIDWLGALPA; translated from the coding sequence ATGACCACCACACCCGATCCGACGCCCGCCGGGGCCGTCCACCGCACCGTCCACGTCCCCGGGGGCCACATCCACCTCGTCGAGCAGGGGGCCGGTCCGCTCGTGCTGCTCGTCCACGGCTTCCTCGGGTCGTGGCACACGTGGCGGCACCAGCTCCCCGCCCTCGCCGGCGCCGGTTACCGGGCCGTCGCCATCGACGTCCGCGGGTACGGCGGCTCGTCGGCGCCCGCCGACGTCGCCGCCTACGGCATGCTCGCTCACGTCGCCGACGACGTCGGCGTGGTGCGGGCCCTCGGCGTTGGCACCGCCGTCGTCGTCGGCCACGACTGGGGGTCGCCGATCGCGGCGAACTCGGCGCTGCTGCGCCCCGACGTGTTCACCGCCGTCGCCACCATCGGCGTGCCGTACGCCCCGCGCGGCGGCATGCGCCCCACCGACGCGTTCGCGATGGCCGGGGGCGACGAGGAGTTCTACGTCTCCTGGTTCCAGGAGCCGGGGCGCGCCGACGCGGAGATCGCCGCGGATCCGCGCGGCTGGCTCCGGGGCCTCCACCTGGCGCTCGCCGGCGAGGCCGACCCGCCCGCCGGCGTCCGCGGGGTGTTCACCATCCCCCGCGGCGGGCGGATGCGCGACCGCTTCCCCGGCGACGACGTGCCGCTGCCGCCGTGGCTCACGGAGGAGGACCTCGACGTCGCCGCGGCCGCCCTCGCCGCCAACGGGCCCGCCGGGGCCCTGGCGCGGTACCGCAACGTCGACCGCGACTGGGAGGACCTCGCGGCGTGGGACGGCGCCCCCGTCACCCGGCCCGCGCTGTTCGTCGGCGGCGAGCGCGACGCCTCCCTCGCCTGGATGGCCGACGCGATCGCCTCCTTCCCGCGCACCATGCCCGGGCTCATGGCGTCCCACGTCCTCCCCGGGTGCGGGCACTGGGTGCCGCAGGAGCGCCCCGCGCAGCTCAACCGCATCCTCATCGACTGGCTCGGCGCCCTCCCCGCGTAG
- a CDS encoding haloacid dehalogenase type II, with translation MVRALLFDVFGTCVDWRSGVAREIAAVAARRGLPGVDPLAAADAWRARYAPQLETVRSGARPWTDLDVLHREGLDQIAGSCGLGALDDADRDALTGAWHRLDPWPDTLEGLARLRARYVVAPVSNGHIALIVDMARRAGMVWDAVLGAEVAGTYKPRPEVYLRSAAALGRAPGDCMMVAAHGSDLVAAAGCGLRTAFVHRPREHGPGQTTDLSPPPGVDVVAADLVDLAERLGC, from the coding sequence GTGGTGCGCGCCCTCCTGTTCGACGTCTTCGGGACGTGCGTGGACTGGCGCTCCGGCGTCGCCCGCGAGATCGCCGCGGTCGCGGCGCGGCGTGGGCTCCCCGGCGTCGACCCCCTCGCGGCCGCCGACGCCTGGCGGGCCCGCTACGCGCCGCAGCTCGAGACGGTGCGCAGCGGCGCGCGACCGTGGACCGACCTGGACGTCCTGCACCGCGAGGGCCTCGACCAGATCGCCGGGTCCTGCGGCCTCGGGGCCCTCGACGACGCGGACCGGGACGCCCTCACGGGGGCGTGGCACCGCCTCGACCCGTGGCCCGACACCCTCGAGGGGCTCGCCCGGCTGCGCGCCCGGTACGTCGTCGCCCCCGTCTCGAACGGCCACATCGCCCTGATCGTGGACATGGCCCGCCGGGCGGGGATGGTGTGGGACGCCGTGCTCGGGGCCGAGGTCGCCGGCACGTACAAGCCGCGTCCCGAGGTCTACCTCCGGAGCGCCGCGGCGCTCGGGCGGGCGCCGGGCGACTGCATGATGGTCGCCGCCCACGGGTCGGATCTGGTCGCCGCCGCGGGGTGCGGCCTGCGCACGGCCTTCGTCCACCGCCCCCGCGAGCACGGCCCCGGGCAGACGACCGACCTGTCGCCACCGCCCGGCGTGGACGTTGTGGCGGCGGACCTCGTCGACCTGGCGGAGCGCCTCGGCTGCTGA
- a CDS encoding DUF3037 domain-containing protein: MPPRSPFQYAILRVVPRVERGECLNAGVVVFARTRDFLGMRVALDADRLRALDPGTDPGPVAAQLEGRARIAAGDPDAGPIARMPVHQRFHWLVAPSSTVVQPSAVHTGLCDDPQETLDRLFRSLVG; the protein is encoded by the coding sequence GTGCCGCCGCGTAGCCCCTTCCAGTACGCGATCCTGCGGGTCGTGCCGAGGGTCGAGCGGGGCGAGTGCCTCAACGCCGGCGTCGTGGTCTTCGCCCGCACGCGCGACTTCCTCGGGATGCGCGTCGCCCTCGACGCGGACCGCCTGCGGGCCCTCGACCCCGGCACCGACCCCGGCCCGGTCGCGGCGCAGCTCGAGGGCCGCGCGCGGATCGCGGCGGGCGACCCCGACGCCGGCCCGATCGCGCGGATGCCCGTCCACCAGCGGTTCCACTGGCTCGTGGCGCCCTCCAGCACCGTCGTGCAGCCGTCGGCCGTCCACACGGGCCTCTGCGACGACCCGCAGGAGACGCTCGACCGGCTCTTCCGGTCGCTCGTCGGCTGA
- a CDS encoding SRPBCC family protein, which translates to MRIEIEHRLDVAPERIFAVVSDPARRAEWQDNTRDVRVLTPGPAGLGTRWTETQRGVGHTEVEVVAFDPPTTWSEAGTADGGGATVAIVLHPDGAEATRVAVTVDLRLRGARRLMGAAIAPIIRSQVPRDLDRLADLARREG; encoded by the coding sequence GTGCGGATCGAGATCGAGCACCGGCTGGACGTCGCCCCCGAGAGGATCTTCGCCGTCGTGTCCGACCCGGCACGCCGCGCGGAGTGGCAGGACAACACCCGTGACGTCCGGGTCCTGACCCCCGGCCCCGCGGGCCTCGGCACGCGGTGGACCGAGACGCAACGCGGCGTCGGGCACACCGAGGTGGAGGTCGTCGCGTTCGACCCGCCGACCACCTGGTCGGAGGCGGGCACCGCCGACGGCGGCGGCGCGACGGTGGCGATCGTGCTGCACCCCGACGGCGCGGAGGCGACGCGGGTCGCCGTGACGGTCGACCTGAGGCTGCGCGGCGCGCGGCGCCTGATGGGCGCGGCGATCGCCCCGATCATCCGGTCGCAGGTGCCCCGCGACCTCGACCGGCTCGCCGACCTGGCGCGGCGCGAGGGCTGA
- a CDS encoding DedA family protein — protein sequence MSDWVIEVIDALGYVGLAALMFLECVFPPIPSEAILPFVGFAVGEGTLSFPLVILAATVGSLLGNVLLYVAARRGGVALIQRHGQRVGATPERLLRLERWFDRWGSATVLACRAIPLVRSTVSLPAGLARYSLPKFLVLTTIGSAIWNTTLISIGWALDDQWRAVEDRMSGVSYVVVAVLVVGCVVLALVARRRGRRAAPSA from the coding sequence GTGAGTGACTGGGTCATCGAGGTGATCGATGCGCTCGGGTACGTCGGCCTCGCGGCCCTGATGTTCCTCGAGTGCGTCTTCCCCCCCATTCCGAGCGAGGCGATCCTCCCCTTCGTGGGGTTCGCCGTCGGTGAGGGCACCCTGTCGTTCCCGCTGGTGATCCTCGCCGCGACGGTCGGCTCGCTGCTCGGCAACGTGCTGCTCTACGTCGCGGCGCGGCGCGGGGGCGTCGCCCTCATCCAGCGGCACGGCCAGCGCGTCGGCGCCACCCCGGAGCGGCTGCTGCGCCTCGAGCGCTGGTTCGACCGCTGGGGCTCCGCGACGGTCCTCGCGTGCCGCGCGATCCCCCTCGTGCGGAGCACGGTGTCGCTGCCCGCCGGGCTCGCGCGCTACTCGCTGCCGAAGTTCCTCGTGCTCACGACCATCGGCAGCGCCATCTGGAACACCACGCTGATCAGCATCGGGTGGGCCCTCGACGACCAGTGGCGCGCCGTCGAGGACCGGATGAGCGGCGTCAGCTACGTCGTGGTCGCGGTCCTGGTGGTCGGCTGCGTCGTGCTCGCGCTCGTCGCGCGGCGCCGCGGACGCCGGGCGGCGCCCTCCGCCTGA
- a CDS encoding FAD-dependent oxidoreductase has translation MEPGPVPRPLILAVDDDPAVGRAIERDLKTRYGMRYRVLRADSGEAGLAVVEQLVRRGEPVALLVADQRMPGMDGVEFLRRALRMAPRAKRTLLTAYADTEAAILAINEIRLDHYLMKPWSPPEDRLYPVLDDLLEDWEADAAARSAEPGLRLVGHRFSARSHATRDFLARNGVPYRWLDRGDAEAISLLAAAGRGDDDLPVLVFEDGEAMVRPDQARLAARIGLHTVADLPFYDLVILGGGPAGLAAAVYGASEGLRTLLVERHATGGQAGQSSRIENYLGFPTGLSGADLARRATVQARRLGAEMLTAREVTSIRENGPSRVIVLDGGEEIGAHSVLVATGVHYARLDAPGVEELTGSGVYYGASPAEAGEMEGEDVVVVGAANSAGQAAIDLASRARRVTLLCRGPELARSMSHYLVERIESLPNIDVRTGTVVAGASGDGRLEELTIATGGVEERLAVAAAFVFIGARPQTDWLGDVVARDAAGFLVSGASLQRVEGRHRWRLDRDPLPLETSLPGVFVAGDVRDQSVKRVASAVGEGSMAVQLVHQYLGGLAPVAS, from the coding sequence ATGGAGCCCGGACCGGTTCCCCGCCCGCTGATCCTGGCCGTGGACGACGACCCCGCCGTGGGGCGCGCGATCGAGCGGGACCTGAAGACCCGCTACGGGATGCGGTACCGCGTGCTGCGCGCCGACTCCGGGGAGGCGGGCCTCGCCGTGGTCGAGCAGCTCGTCCGCCGCGGTGAGCCGGTGGCCCTGCTGGTCGCCGACCAGCGCATGCCGGGGATGGACGGCGTCGAGTTCCTGCGGCGGGCGCTGCGGATGGCGCCGCGCGCGAAGCGCACCCTCCTCACGGCGTACGCCGACACCGAGGCGGCGATCCTCGCCATCAACGAGATCCGCCTCGACCACTACCTGATGAAGCCGTGGAGCCCGCCGGAGGACCGGCTGTACCCGGTGCTCGACGACCTGCTGGAGGACTGGGAGGCCGACGCGGCGGCCCGCTCCGCGGAGCCGGGCCTGCGGCTGGTCGGCCACCGCTTCTCGGCGCGCTCGCACGCGACGCGCGACTTCCTCGCCCGCAACGGCGTCCCGTACCGGTGGCTCGACCGGGGGGACGCGGAGGCGATCTCCCTCCTCGCCGCGGCGGGGCGGGGCGACGACGACCTGCCGGTGCTGGTGTTCGAGGACGGCGAGGCGATGGTGCGCCCCGACCAGGCGCGGCTGGCGGCGCGCATCGGCCTGCACACCGTCGCCGACCTGCCCTTCTACGACCTGGTGATCCTGGGGGGCGGCCCGGCGGGGCTGGCGGCGGCCGTGTACGGCGCCTCGGAGGGCCTGCGGACCCTGCTCGTCGAACGCCACGCGACGGGCGGCCAGGCGGGTCAGAGCTCCCGCATCGAGAACTACCTGGGCTTCCCCACCGGGCTGAGCGGCGCCGACCTCGCCCGCCGGGCGACCGTCCAGGCCCGCCGCCTCGGCGCGGAGATGCTGACGGCGCGGGAGGTCACGTCGATCCGCGAGAACGGCCCGTCGCGGGTGATCGTGCTCGACGGCGGCGAGGAGATCGGCGCGCACAGCGTCCTCGTCGCGACGGGGGTCCACTACGCGCGCCTCGACGCACCCGGCGTCGAGGAGCTGACGGGGTCGGGCGTCTACTACGGGGCCTCCCCCGCCGAGGCCGGCGAGATGGAGGGCGAGGACGTCGTCGTGGTGGGCGCGGCGAACTCGGCGGGCCAGGCGGCGATCGACCTCGCGTCGCGGGCACGGCGGGTGACGTTGCTGTGCCGGGGGCCGGAGCTGGCGCGGAGCATGTCCCACTACCTCGTCGAGCGCATCGAGTCGCTCCCCAACATCGATGTGCGCACCGGGACGGTCGTGGCGGGGGCGTCGGGCGACGGGCGGCTGGAGGAGCTGACGATCGCGACGGGCGGCGTGGAGGAGCGGCTCGCGGTGGCGGCGGCGTTCGTCTTCATCGGCGCCCGCCCGCAGACGGACTGGCTCGGGGACGTGGTCGCGCGGGACGCCGCCGGGTTCCTGGTGTCGGGGGCGTCGCTGCAGCGCGTGGAGGGCCGGCACCGGTGGCGGCTCGACCGCGACCCCCTGCCGCTGGAGACGAGCCTGCCGGGCGTCTTCGTGGCGGGGGACGTGCGCGACCAGTCGGTGAAGCGGGTGGCGTCCGCCGTCGGGGAGGGGTCGATGGCCGTGCAGCTGGTCCACCAGTACCTGGGCGGCCTGGCGCCCGTCGCGTCGTGA
- a CDS encoding HipA family kinase: protein MDGPTTAGATGPARISATRYVAPFREGGSLPALVEADDDGLYVLKFRGAGQGPRALVAELVAGEVARTVGLPVPELAFIDLDPDLGRAEPDPEIQDLLRASTGLNIGLDYLPGSLAYDPAAEQEVDPDVAAGVVWLDALLTNVDRTAANPNLLVWHGRVWLIDHGAALYRHHQDWTLEGAWSRPFPAIAHHVLLGVAGSVADADARLAPALTEAEIGRITDLIPDAWLEDEEGVAPADRRRAYRDHLVRRMAAPRAFAAEAEEARAAA, encoded by the coding sequence ATGGACGGACCGACGACCGCGGGCGCCACGGGGCCGGCCCGGATCTCCGCCACGCGCTACGTCGCGCCGTTCCGGGAGGGTGGTTCGCTGCCCGCGCTGGTCGAGGCCGACGACGACGGCCTCTACGTGCTGAAGTTCCGCGGCGCCGGCCAGGGACCCCGCGCCCTCGTCGCCGAGCTCGTGGCCGGCGAGGTCGCGCGGACGGTGGGCCTGCCGGTGCCGGAGCTGGCGTTCATCGACCTCGACCCGGACCTCGGGCGCGCCGAGCCCGACCCCGAGATCCAGGACCTGCTGCGCGCGAGCACCGGCCTCAACATCGGCCTCGACTACCTGCCGGGGTCGCTGGCCTACGACCCGGCGGCGGAGCAGGAGGTCGACCCGGACGTCGCGGCGGGGGTCGTGTGGCTCGACGCCCTGCTCACCAACGTCGACCGGACGGCCGCGAACCCGAACCTCCTCGTCTGGCACGGGCGCGTCTGGCTGATCGACCACGGCGCCGCCCTGTACCGCCACCACCAGGACTGGACGCTGGAGGGCGCGTGGAGCCGGCCGTTCCCGGCGATCGCCCACCACGTGCTGCTCGGCGTCGCCGGGTCCGTCGCCGACGCGGACGCCCGGCTCGCGCCGGCGCTGACGGAGGCCGAGATCGGGCGCATCACCGACCTGATCCCCGACGCCTGGCTCGAGGACGAGGAGGGCGTCGCCCCGGCGGACCGGCGGCGGGCGTACCGCGACCACCTCGTGCGGCGCATGGCGGCGCCCCGGGCCTTCGCGGCCGAGGCGGAGGAGGCCCGTGCCGCCGCGTAG
- a CDS encoding copper resistance CopC family protein — MPVPTRTRRLLVPAAAALVAAVAAAPAYAHSEAVASSPRHGSTLTRVPAQMTVTFGEPIGRLGAMRVTRNRAGDLVRSARIAPGNARRAVITLKRPGPRKQAGLYRLTWRVTSADGHPVSGVVVFRVRT; from the coding sequence ATGCCCGTCCCCACCCGCACCCGCCGCCTGCTCGTCCCGGCCGCCGCGGCCCTCGTCGCAGCCGTCGCCGCGGCGCCCGCGTACGCCCACAGCGAGGCCGTCGCGAGCTCCCCGCGACACGGCAGCACGCTCACGCGCGTCCCCGCACAGATGACCGTCACGTTCGGCGAGCCGATCGGCCGCCTCGGCGCGATGCGGGTCACCCGCAACCGTGCCGGCGACCTCGTGAGGTCGGCGCGCATCGCCCCCGGGAACGCGCGCCGCGCGGTGATCACCCTGAAGCGCCCGGGGCCGAGGAAGCAGGCCGGTCTCTACCGCCTCACGTGGCGCGTGACGAGCGCCGACGGCCACCCCGTCAGCGGGGTCGTCGTGTTCCGGGTGCGCACCTGA